One window of the Haloarcula halobia genome contains the following:
- a CDS encoding globin-coupled sensor protein — translation MSQGGAAVRIDDERRQRVDGSQLVDDIGIDRKEIEFRKEFTGFDADDASRLAAMDDLFDEIADDLVERFYDNIQAHGEAKEVLGRSTKSVEMLKGSQERYLKALGRGEYGREYFERRARIGKIHDVLDLGPRFYLGAFSIYYEGIIQGICDEVAAETADVEEAVETVAERTTSVLKLLLLDQQVAMDTYIHSFSQDLEQELERQQAVAEEVGESVDEIDETTDDVAATSQEISATANEQTEAMDAVESEVANMSATIEEIASTADEVESTSSRAATLADDGTESAKAALDSMDAVSDSAAAVSSDVDALQHRVDEIDDIVEIINDIAEQTNILALNASIEAARAGDAGDGFAVVADEVKSLAGESQEYATDIEALIDDIQTDTDETVESLERMVEQVDASTDQVEQAMENLMDVADAVRETSEGIAEVADAMDDQAASTEEVASQVDEAVDQAETVASQVEDIAEANGEVARNLSDLQASIQRLSKTN, via the coding sequence ATGTCACAGGGGGGGGCTGCCGTGCGTATCGACGACGAACGGCGACAGCGCGTCGACGGGTCACAGCTCGTCGACGACATCGGCATCGACCGGAAGGAAATCGAGTTCCGGAAGGAGTTCACCGGATTCGACGCGGACGATGCCAGCCGTCTGGCGGCGATGGACGATCTGTTCGACGAGATCGCGGACGACCTCGTCGAGCGGTTCTACGACAACATCCAGGCACACGGCGAGGCAAAGGAGGTGTTGGGGCGGTCCACCAAGTCCGTCGAGATGCTCAAAGGGTCCCAGGAGCGGTATCTCAAGGCGCTCGGCCGGGGCGAGTACGGCCGGGAGTACTTCGAGCGCCGGGCCCGCATCGGCAAGATTCACGACGTGCTCGACCTGGGGCCGCGGTTCTATCTGGGCGCGTTCTCGATCTACTACGAGGGCATCATCCAGGGGATCTGTGACGAGGTGGCAGCGGAGACGGCCGACGTAGAGGAAGCAGTCGAGACGGTCGCAGAGCGCACCACGTCGGTGCTCAAGCTGCTCTTGCTGGACCAGCAGGTGGCGATGGACACCTACATCCACTCGTTCAGCCAGGACTTAGAACAGGAGCTAGAGCGCCAGCAGGCGGTCGCAGAGGAGGTCGGCGAGTCAGTCGACGAGATCGACGAGACGACCGACGACGTCGCGGCGACCTCCCAGGAGATCAGTGCCACGGCCAACGAACAGACCGAGGCCATGGACGCCGTCGAGAGCGAGGTCGCGAACATGAGCGCGACCATCGAGGAGATCGCCTCGACCGCCGACGAGGTCGAGTCGACCAGCAGCCGGGCCGCGACGCTCGCCGACGACGGGACCGAGTCCGCGAAGGCGGCACTGGACTCGATGGACGCCGTGTCTGACTCGGCGGCGGCCGTCAGTTCGGACGTGGACGCGTTGCAGCACCGCGTCGACGAGATCGACGACATCGTCGAGATCATCAACGACATCGCCGAGCAGACGAACATCCTGGCGCTGAACGCCTCCATCGAGGCCGCACGCGCAGGTGACGCCGGCGACGGCTTCGCCGTCGTCGCCGACGAGGTGAAGTCCCTGGCCGGCGAGTCCCAGGAGTACGCGACCGACATCGAGGCGCTCATCGACGACATCCAGACCGACACCGACGAGACAGTCGAGAGCCTGGAACGGATGGTCGAACAGGTGGACGCGTCGACCGACCAGGTCGAACAGGCGATGGAGAACCTCATGGACGTCGCGGACGCGGTCAGGGAGACGTCGGAGGGCATCGCCGAAGTCGCGGACGCGATGGACGACCAGGCCGCGAGCACCGAGGAGGTCGCCAGCCAGGTCGACGAGGCCGTCGACCAGGCCGAGACGGTCGCCAGCCAGGTCGAGGACATCGCGGAAGCCAACGGGGAGGTCGCGAGGAACCTCTCGGACCTGCAGGCGTCCATACAACGACTGTCGAAAACCAACTGA
- a CDS encoding ORC1-type DNA replication protein, translating into MSDDPEEGMLGWDESVFRDETVFEIDWLPETFKHRETQMETLKYALRPAVRGSRPLNVIARGPPGTGKTTATQILFDELTAQTDVQAVRVNCQVESTRYAVFSRLFAEIFEYEPPSSGISFKKLFSQITDRLVERDQVLVVALDDVNYLFYENEASDTLYSLLRAHEAHSGARIGVICVSSDLDLDVIEALDTRVQSVFRPEEVYFNKYGQAEIVDILDERVDRGFHEGAVGPQVLDRVAELTEEQGGDLRVGIDLLRRAGMNAEMRASRTVEREDVEAAYDKSKYVHLSRRLRELSDSEASLVEVIADHDGKRAGDIYDVFNDETGLGYTRYSEIINKLDQLGIIDAEYTNVDGRGRSRELTLNYDADAVLDRL; encoded by the coding sequence ATGAGCGACGACCCCGAGGAGGGGATGCTCGGCTGGGACGAGTCCGTCTTCCGGGACGAGACCGTCTTCGAGATCGACTGGCTCCCGGAGACGTTCAAGCACCGGGAGACCCAGATGGAGACGCTGAAGTACGCGCTCCGGCCGGCGGTCCGCGGGTCCCGGCCGCTCAACGTCATCGCTCGCGGCCCGCCCGGCACCGGGAAGACGACGGCGACCCAGATCCTGTTCGACGAGCTGACCGCCCAGACCGACGTGCAGGCGGTCCGGGTCAACTGCCAGGTCGAGTCCACCCGCTACGCCGTCTTCTCCCGGCTGTTCGCCGAGATATTCGAGTACGAGCCCCCCTCCTCGGGCATCTCCTTCAAGAAGCTGTTCTCCCAGATCACCGACCGCCTGGTCGAGCGCGACCAGGTGCTCGTGGTCGCCTTAGACGACGTGAACTACCTCTTCTACGAGAACGAGGCCAGCGACACGCTGTACTCGCTGTTGCGCGCCCACGAGGCCCACAGCGGGGCGCGCATCGGCGTCATCTGTGTCTCCTCGGATCTGGACTTAGACGTCATCGAGGCGCTGGACACCCGCGTCCAGTCGGTCTTCCGCCCTGAGGAGGTCTATTTCAACAAGTACGGTCAGGCCGAGATCGTCGACATCCTCGACGAGCGCGTCGACCGGGGGTTCCACGAGGGGGCGGTCGGCCCGCAGGTGCTCGACCGGGTGGCCGAACTCACCGAGGAGCAGGGCGGGGACCTCCGGGTCGGCATCGACCTCCTGCGCCGGGCGGGGATGAACGCCGAGATGCGCGCCTCCCGTACGGTCGAACGGGAGGACGTCGAGGCGGCCTACGACAAGTCCAAGTACGTCCACCTCTCGCGCCGACTCCGGGAGCTCTCGGACTCGGAGGCCTCGCTCGTCGAGGTCATCGCCGACCACGACGGCAAGCGGGCCGGCGACATCTACGACGTGTTCAACGACGAGACGGGACTGGGCTACACCCGCTACTCCGAGATCATCAACAAACTCGACCAGCTGGGCATCATCGACGCCGAGTACACCAACGTCGACGGCCGGGGCCGCTCGCGGGAGCTGACGCTCAACTACGACGCCGACGCCGTGCTCGACCGGCTCTGA
- a CDS encoding DUF7089 family protein has translation MFTERSLSGEVAGVREAHAPDALVVDTARDFETLDPAVAEDLLLLTDAVDPVTYDRSWLPADAPEELQRFAGSDFTVGMPGDGGVAWTRQTDPPCVFVKPRLAGSPEGFVDFLLAEALVEVGLGVPEHFLGFFRDVYPEFADVARSRLGAADTYQLAAALYDAYVGLETRPVFADWDGEYPRLFDAWVDAGERLEPRLGDLSREVARGQTRFAAAAELACSAVKHGLDLPAPFAALDTDAYRDHGPDYALKWTETTFQKLG, from the coding sequence ATGTTCACCGAACGCTCGCTGTCCGGCGAGGTGGCCGGCGTCCGCGAGGCCCACGCGCCCGACGCGCTCGTCGTCGACACCGCACGGGACTTCGAGACGCTCGACCCGGCGGTCGCGGAGGACCTCCTTTTGCTGACCGACGCTGTCGACCCCGTCACCTACGACCGATCCTGGCTGCCGGCCGACGCGCCCGAGGAGCTGCAGCGGTTCGCGGGCAGCGACTTCACCGTCGGGATGCCCGGCGACGGCGGGGTCGCCTGGACCCGCCAGACCGACCCGCCCTGTGTGTTCGTCAAGCCCCGGCTCGCGGGGTCGCCAGAGGGCTTCGTCGACTTCCTGCTGGCCGAGGCGCTGGTCGAGGTCGGTCTGGGTGTGCCCGAGCACTTCCTGGGATTCTTCCGGGACGTGTACCCCGAATTCGCCGACGTCGCCCGGTCGCGACTGGGGGCCGCGGACACCTACCAGCTCGCCGCCGCACTGTACGACGCGTACGTCGGCCTGGAGACCCGTCCCGTCTTCGCGGACTGGGACGGCGAGTACCCGCGGCTGTTCGACGCCTGGGTCGACGCCGGCGAGCGCCTCGAACCGCGCCTGGGCGACCTGTCGAGGGAGGTGGCCCGCGGACAGACGCGCTTCGCCGCGGCGGCCGAACTGGCCTGTAGCGCCGTCAAACACGGCCTCGACCTGCCGGCGCCCTTCGCCGCACTCGATACGGACGCCTACCGCGACCACGGCCCCGACTACGCCCTCAAGTGGACCGAGACGACCTTCCAGAAACTGGGGTGA